The Harpia harpyja isolate bHarHar1 chromosome 23 unlocalized genomic scaffold, bHarHar1 primary haplotype SUPER_23_unloc_8, whole genome shotgun sequence genome contains a region encoding:
- the LOC128137960 gene encoding uncharacterized protein LOC128137960 encodes FQSAAEPARSSTLCHLHRCGWDRAVLHIPKATKSHPCPCCFAGSFCGASDVLGADLLDCSYSMPDRQLVRRVVSQVEFYLSDENLAKDAFLLKHVQKNKMGFVSVKLLTFLKKVEYLTHDWWLTLYALQFSELLEVNEEGTKVRRWVIAYVHTFCMVRLNHCALVQYKSLGSASALRSLEDLGRQSCPRGESISVVRLCGKGSEKTPGAEREVADELVDQPGWKAQAVAVTFPDGLGDSLLCSSPERNGAQALPPLLLHKDPSAPSWPGSNFKPSNFGNAFTGLLLASKVFPPLGTGLGTGSCYGLCSSTESTRGCGWGSGVDAWAPWPSSPSPDAKPLAGNPPAATWVPEPLGLRDAVLCLPHCCPKSGVVYLETVSSRINPRLLPVLSQSLLTSAFGTGDRSYLPQTPPTLPSQRGGDGLTDSGGAGVSPPLQALGDGIASPSAAPSFPRQKKRTDTRPWGLPPLNRSALPQLGASRSAVTSADNTAPVPRAQSIASFCQTHYPVRRPHVATAAVTTSNTVLCVRPALCMYVLTVPQLRRGLKNDGSLQMR; translated from the exons tttcagagcgCAGCTGAGCCAGCCCGCTCCTCAACACTCTGCCATCTGCACCGCTGTGGCTGGGACCGGGCAGTGCTGCACATCCCAAAGGCCACCAAGTCACACCCGTGTCCCTGCTGCTTTGCCGGGAGCTTCTGCGGTGCGAGCGATGTTTTGGGGGCTGATCTCTTGGACTGCAGCTACTCCATGCCTGACCGGCAGCTGGTCAGGAGGGTGGTGTCCCAGGTGGAGTTCTACCTCTCTGACGAGAACCTGGCCAAGGAtgctttcctcctgaaacatGTCCAGAAGAACAAGATGGGCTTCGTCAGCGTCAAACTGCTGACGTTCTTGAAGAAG GTGGAATACCTGACGCATGACTGGTGGCTGACGCTCTACGCCCTGCAGTTctcagagctgctggaggtgaaCGAGGAGGGCACCAAAGTGAGGCGGTGggtgatagcatatgtccatacattctgtatggtacgtctaaat CACTGCGCACTGGTGCAGTACAAGAGCCTGGGGAGCGCTTCAGCCTTGAGGAGCCTTGAGGACCTCGGCCGCCAGAGCTGTCCGCGTGGCGAGAGCATCAGCGTGGTCCGGCTCTGCGGGAAGGGCTCCGAGAAGACACCCGGGGCCGAGAGGGAGGTGGCAGACGAGCTGGTGGACCAGCCGGGTTGGAAAGCGCAGGCGGTGGCCGTGACCTTCCCCGACGGCCTCGGggactccctgctctgcagctccccggaGCGGAACGGTGCCCAGGCGTTGccacccctcctcctgcacaaGGATCCCTCGGCACCCTCCTGGCCCGGCAGCAACTTCAAGCCCAGCAATTTCGGCAACGCCTTCACTGGATTGCTCCTCGCCAGCAAAGTCTTCCCTCCGCTGGGGACAGGCttgggcacaggcagctgctacggcctctgctccagcactgagaGCACTCGTGGCTGcggctgggggagtggggtggatgcctgggcaccctggcccagcagcccctctccagaTGCCAAACCTCTTGCCGGCAATCCTCCGGCAGCGACGTGGGTGCCTGAGCCCCTCGGCCTGCGGGATGCGGTGCTTTGCCTGCCCCACTgctgtcccaaaagtggggtcgtttacctg gaaacTGTCTCCTCCAGGATCaacccaagactcctcccagtTCTCTCTCAGAGTCTTCTGACCTCTGCTTTTGGTACCGGAGATCGCAGCTACCTGCCTCAGACTCCTCCAA CGCTGCCCTcacagcgggggggggacggactgactgacagcggcggggcgggggtgtcgCCCCCCCTCCAGGCGCTGGGGGACGGCATCGCATCCCCCTCGgccgccccttccttccccaggcagaagaaaCGGACGGACACACGGCCATGGGGGCTTCCTCCCCTGAACCGCTCCGCTCTGCCACAG ctaGGAGCATCAAGGTCCGCAGTCACCAGTGCCGACAACACGGCACCGGTGCCACGAGCCCAG AGCATCGCCTCATTCTGCCAGACACATTACCCTGTCAGACGGCCACACGTCGCTACTGCTGCAGTAACCACCAGTAACACAGTGTTATGCGTTAGACCAGCATTGTGCATGTACGTGCTGACGGTGCCTCAGCTCAGGAGAGGGCTGAAGAATGACGGTTCATTGCAAATGCGCTAG
- the LOC128137961 gene encoding LOW QUALITY PROTEIN: proline-rich protein 22-like (The sequence of the model RefSeq protein was modified relative to this genomic sequence to represent the inferred CDS: deleted 1 base in 1 codon; substituted 1 base at 1 genomic stop codon) produces MRLWVQLQLGSANLCRLPAREQPFPAARAPQAPQAPPADASLLPDLQPRPTGTAAHPVGIAPATSSPRPWPRAGGCRPSGPARRVPLESPPGPARLPLTHTGLQTVPCGCFFDPRVFRIQRTTTDLPPPATATLGQGAASLPGTALWGPWGCGAPLAWADPGTPQGQPQYLAPYENQRSGVAPAPLELPVSIPGYQHTKGQLAQINISSTATPVGAPLGSTSPPGSDVPPRPCADPHNQALGEPVGELAASEKVALQEALVLFGRSLDGVGVSQHAPSRSSMPEDAGGTGTATPNCDFSSLSLPEELLTPDYRIPALSDIMLSLKIFNVIGMEPQEPWQDAGMDLPPSPPAVADKPRKRQAQSSLPMPPSKRRALAANVGVXGGA; encoded by the exons ATGAGGCTGTGGGTGCAGCTGCAGCTTG gctCAGCCAACCTGTGCCGCCTGCCCGCGCgggagcagcccttccctgcagcccggGCACCCCAGGCCCCCCAGGCACCACCAGCAG ATGCGAGTCTCCTCCCCGATTTGCAACCTCGTCCCACCGGCACAGCAGCTCACCCCGTGGGGATCGCCCCAGCCACAAGCTCCCCACGCCCCTggcccagagctgggggatgTCGGCCATCGGGGCCGGCTCGGCGGGTGCCCCTGGAGAGTCCCCCCGGCCCAGCACGGCTCCCCCTCACCCACACAGGTCTGCAGACGGTTCCATGTGGCTGCTTCTTCGACCCCCGGGTCTTCCGCATCCAGCGGACAACCACCGACCTGCCTCCACCGGCCACCGCCACGCTCGGCCAAGGCGCCGCTTCTCTGCCGGGTACTGCCCTGTGGGGTccctggggctgcggggcccccctggcctgggcagacccagggaccccccagggccAACCACAATACCTCGCACCCTACGAAAATCAGAGGAGTGGGGTGGCCCCAGCCCCTCTGGAGCTGCCAGTGTCCATCCCCGGCTACCAGCACACCAAGGGGCAGTTGGCACAGATCAACATCTCCAGCACGGCCACCCCTGTGGGGGCACCCCTGGGCAGC ACGTCCCCCCCGGGCAGCGACGTCCCCCCCAGGCCCTGCGCTGACCCCCACAACCAAGCCCTTGGGGAGCCCGTAGGTGAACTTGCAGCGTCTGAGAAAGTGGCTCTCCAAGAGGCCCTAGTGCTCTTTGGTCGCTCCCTGGATGGGGTGGGGGTCAgccagcatgctcccagcaggAGCTCCATGCCCGAGGACGCTGGTGGCACTGGCACAGCCACCCCCAACTGCGACTTCAGCTCGCTCTCACTGCCTGAGGAGCTGCTCACCCCTGACTACCGCATCCCCGCGCTCAGCGACATCATGCTGAGCCTCAAAATATTCAACGTCATCGGGATGGAGCCCCAGGAGCCGTGGCAGGATGCCGGGATGGACCTGCCACCATCCCCGCCTGCCGTGGCAGACAAGCCGAGGAAGAGGCAGGCGCAGAGCTCCTTGCCAATGCCACCCAGCAAGCGCAGGGCTCTCGCAGCCAAcgtgggggtgtgagggggggcTTAG